From Bradyrhizobium sp. NDS-1, the proteins below share one genomic window:
- a CDS encoding PQQ-dependent sugar dehydrogenase yields the protein MKSRIVSAAISAGLLAATAAQAEPVLQGKDAYGDWRADKPGTVRLIRPQDLVRPGATRSVASSSRVVPRPSEAELQVPAGFKIELFAEGLRAPRIIRVAPNGDVFVAETRAGSVRVLRAGEGGKVATSEVFAAGLRQPFGIAFFPNGDNPQWVYVANTDSVVRFPYQAGDLKARGKAETIVASLPHDGGHSTRDIVFTPDNKRMLVSVGSLSNVAEGMGTPPGGLEAWSKAQPLGATWASETERAAVLAFNPDGKERKIYATGIRNCVGLAIQPQTGLPWCSNNERDGLGDDLVPDYVTSVKEGAFYGWPWFYIGNNEDPRHAGARPDLKDKVTVPDVLIQPHSASLGMTFYQGTQFPSEYQGDAFAAEHGSWNRSKRTGYKVIRIRMKDGKPTGEYEDFVTGFVVSDTEVWGRPVGVAVAKDGSLLVSEDGNGTIWRVTSVPR from the coding sequence GTGAAGAGCAGAATTGTATCCGCAGCAATATCCGCGGGGCTGCTGGCTGCGACTGCCGCGCAGGCCGAGCCGGTGTTGCAGGGCAAGGACGCCTATGGCGATTGGCGCGCCGACAAGCCCGGTACGGTCAGGCTGATCCGGCCCCAGGATCTGGTCAGGCCCGGTGCGACGCGGTCGGTGGCGAGCTCATCGCGCGTGGTGCCACGTCCGTCAGAGGCGGAGCTTCAGGTGCCGGCGGGATTCAAGATCGAACTGTTCGCCGAAGGCCTGCGCGCGCCGCGCATCATTCGCGTCGCGCCGAACGGCGATGTATTCGTCGCGGAGACGCGGGCCGGCAGCGTCCGCGTCCTGCGCGCGGGCGAGGGCGGCAAGGTCGCGACCAGCGAGGTGTTTGCAGCCGGATTGAGGCAGCCATTCGGCATCGCCTTCTTTCCGAACGGCGACAATCCGCAATGGGTCTATGTCGCCAATACCGATAGCGTCGTTCGCTTTCCCTATCAGGCCGGCGATCTCAAGGCGCGCGGCAAGGCGGAGACGATCGTGGCGAGCCTGCCGCATGATGGCGGCCATTCCACCCGCGACATCGTCTTCACGCCCGACAACAAGCGCATGCTGGTGTCGGTCGGCTCGCTCAGCAACGTCGCCGAAGGCATGGGCACGCCGCCGGGGGGACTGGAGGCCTGGTCGAAAGCCCAACCGCTTGGCGCGACATGGGCGAGCGAGACCGAGCGCGCCGCCGTGCTGGCCTTCAATCCAGACGGCAAGGAGCGCAAGATCTACGCCACCGGGATCCGCAATTGCGTCGGCCTCGCGATCCAGCCGCAGACCGGCCTGCCCTGGTGCTCGAACAACGAACGCGACGGCCTCGGCGACGACCTCGTGCCCGACTACGTGACCAGCGTGAAGGAGGGCGCCTTCTACGGCTGGCCGTGGTTCTATATCGGCAACAATGAAGACCCGCGCCACGCCGGAGCGCGGCCGGACCTCAAGGACAAAGTGACGGTGCCGGACGTGCTGATCCAGCCGCATTCGGCGTCGCTCGGCATGACGTTCTATCAAGGGACGCAGTTTCCGTCCGAGTATCAGGGCGACGCCTTCGCCGCCGAGCACGGCTCCTGGAACCGGTCGAAGCGCACCGGCTACAAGGTGATCCGCATCAGGATGAAGGATGGCAAGCCGACGGGCGAGTACGAGGATTTCGTTACGGGGTTCGTCGTGAGCGACACAGAAGTTTGGGGAAGGCCGGTGGGAGTGGCGGTCGCGAAAGACGGATCCCTGCTGGTGTCGGAGGACGGCAACGGCACGATCTGGCGCGTGACGAGCGTGCCACGATGA
- a CDS encoding urate hydroxylase PuuD, whose amino-acid sequence MWGSIISEWASLLLRWLHVVAAIAWIGSSFYFIALDLSLKPKAGLPDGVQGEALQVHGGGFYRIMKYLVAPSQMPDELTWFKWEAYTTWLSGFALMVVVYYLEADLFLVDKSILDLTPFQAGLFSFCSLALAWLLYEAACRSGLAQRELPFAVGGYLFLVVLTYAFTHVLSGRGAFNQIGAIIGTIMVANVFALIIPNQKKIVASLIAGQAPDPKLGKASKERSVHNNYLTLPVVVLMISNHYPLLYATRFNWIIVAIILALGPVIRHFFNERHAGRKSPWWVWGVAAIGVLAILFLSAAGPREVKTGALSSQPTLANAEEIVMSRCSMCHATEPVWAGIVTAPKGILLDAPEHIHRNIRLIGRVAAWSSAMPPGNITEMTSEERAILAAYIEQAR is encoded by the coding sequence ATGTGGGGATCCATCATATCGGAATGGGCGAGCCTGCTGCTCCGCTGGCTGCACGTGGTCGCCGCAATCGCCTGGATCGGAAGTTCCTTTTATTTCATAGCCCTCGATCTCAGCCTCAAGCCGAAGGCTGGGCTGCCTGACGGCGTGCAGGGCGAGGCCTTGCAGGTCCATGGCGGCGGCTTCTACCGGATCATGAAATATCTGGTGGCGCCGAGCCAAATGCCGGACGAGCTGACCTGGTTCAAATGGGAGGCCTACACCACCTGGCTGTCCGGATTCGCGTTGATGGTGGTGGTCTATTATCTCGAGGCCGATCTGTTCCTGGTCGACAAGTCGATCCTCGACCTCACGCCATTCCAGGCCGGCCTGTTCAGCTTTTGCAGCCTCGCTCTCGCCTGGCTGCTTTATGAAGCCGCATGCCGCAGCGGACTTGCGCAGCGCGAGCTGCCCTTTGCGGTCGGTGGCTATCTGTTCCTGGTCGTGCTGACCTACGCCTTCACCCATGTGCTGAGCGGCCGCGGCGCCTTCAACCAGATCGGCGCGATCATCGGCACGATCATGGTCGCCAACGTCTTCGCGCTGATCATCCCGAACCAGAAGAAGATCGTGGCCAGCCTGATCGCGGGGCAAGCACCCGATCCAAAGCTGGGCAAGGCCAGCAAGGAGCGTTCGGTCCACAACAACTATCTGACCCTGCCGGTCGTCGTGTTGATGATCAGCAACCACTATCCCCTGCTCTACGCCACGCGCTTCAACTGGATCATCGTCGCGATCATCCTGGCCCTCGGCCCCGTGATCCGCCATTTCTTCAACGAGCGCCATGCCGGACGCAAATCGCCGTGGTGGGTGTGGGGTGTCGCGGCAATCGGCGTGCTTGCGATCCTCTTCCTCTCCGCGGCCGGCCCGCGCGAGGTGAAGACAGGCGCGCTGTCGTCTCAGCCGACGCTCGCCAATGCCGAGGAGATCGTGATGTCCCGTTGCAGCATGTGCCACGCGACCGAGCCGGTCTGGGCCGGCATCGTGACCGCGCCGAAAGGCATTTTGCTCGATGCGCCCGAGCACATCCATCGCAATATCCGCCTGATCGGGCGTGTCGCGGCCTGGTCCAGCGCGATGCCGCCGGGCAACATCACCGAGATGACCAGCGAGGAGCGCGCGATCCTTGCCGCCTACATCGAGCAGGCGCGCTGA
- a CDS encoding VOC family protein → MALNNVIGIDHAVVMVQDLDAAAENYRRLGFTVSPRGTHSAHMGTGNYTIMFDPDYMELLGVLAATEHNAPARAFLDKRGEGIERIAFTAVDSAAGAEEIRARGLTPIGPTDFERPVTLPDGTVSAAKFRTFMWPTAEAPGGVRIFACQHKTRETVWIPELMKHANAAKRIKQILIATPEPAQEAAHLGRLIDREPKAETDGAVTVPSGGDRADFVYLTLEQLGKRYPGVPLAGLAERGGAALVLVSGDLAATEKVLGSAAVRSGPAICVPPAKANGTLLAFVAG, encoded by the coding sequence GTGGCCCTCAACAACGTCATCGGGATCGACCACGCCGTGGTCATGGTGCAGGACCTCGACGCGGCCGCCGAGAACTACCGGCGGCTCGGTTTCACCGTCTCCCCGCGCGGCACCCACAGCGCCCATATGGGCACCGGCAACTACACCATCATGTTCGACCCCGACTATATGGAGCTGCTCGGCGTGCTCGCTGCGACCGAGCACAACGCGCCGGCGCGCGCGTTCCTGGACAAGCGCGGCGAAGGCATCGAGCGCATTGCCTTCACCGCCGTCGATTCAGCCGCAGGCGCGGAGGAGATCCGCGCGCGTGGCCTGACGCCGATCGGTCCGACCGATTTCGAGCGGCCGGTGACGCTGCCTGATGGCACGGTCTCGGCGGCAAAGTTCCGCACCTTCATGTGGCCGACCGCGGAAGCGCCCGGCGGCGTGCGCATTTTCGCGTGCCAGCACAAGACGCGCGAGACGGTGTGGATTCCGGAGTTGATGAAGCACGCCAACGCGGCGAAGCGGATCAAGCAGATTCTGATCGCAACGCCCGAGCCGGCGCAGGAAGCCGCGCATCTCGGACGGCTGATTGACCGCGAGCCGAAGGCCGAGACCGACGGCGCCGTGACCGTTCCCTCCGGCGGCGACCGCGCCGACTTTGTCTATCTCACGCTGGAGCAACTCGGAAAGCGCTATCCCGGCGTACCGCTCGCCGGCCTCGCCGAGCGCGGCGGCGCGGCGCTGGTGCTCGTCAGCGGCGATCTCGCCGCGACGGAGAAGGTGCTGGGCTCGGCGGCCGTGCGCAGCGGGCCCGCGATCTGCGTGCCGCCGGCCAAAGCCAACGGCACCCTGCTCGCCTTCGTTGCCGGCTGA
- a CDS encoding L,D-transpeptidase family protein: MRWMLAAVMSLSFICPALAGNLDAKAVNDAARPEKQPAGDKITAPVTKLQILLDRAQFSPGQIDGKLGENAQKALKAFAEQNGVGFDKTIAPELWDKLNAASEGAVLVDYKITDADMKGPFLKKLPAKLDDMKSLEALSYTTPLEGLAEKFHMSEELLKALNPGKAFDKAGETVVVANVPTRREIPRIARIEIDKASETLKAFDETGRLSAFYPASIGSPDRPTPTGTLKVTSSHEQPTYRYNPEYRFKSVKSRKPFNIKPGPNNPVGAYWIGLSAQGYGIHGTAEPDRVSKSASHGCVRLTNWDARVLGENVKRGTPVVFLDAPTEASSKQQGKAAGKRAANTR, from the coding sequence ATGCGATGGATGCTTGCCGCGGTGATGTCGCTGTCGTTCATCTGCCCTGCGCTCGCAGGCAATCTCGATGCGAAAGCGGTGAATGACGCTGCGCGTCCGGAAAAACAGCCGGCCGGCGACAAGATCACCGCGCCGGTGACGAAGCTTCAGATTCTGCTCGACCGCGCGCAATTCTCCCCCGGCCAGATCGACGGCAAGCTCGGCGAAAACGCGCAGAAGGCGCTGAAGGCGTTTGCCGAGCAGAACGGTGTCGGCTTCGACAAAACCATCGCCCCTGAACTCTGGGACAAGCTGAACGCAGCGAGCGAAGGTGCTGTTCTCGTCGACTACAAGATCACCGACGCAGATATGAAGGGACCGTTTCTCAAGAAGCTGCCGGCCAAGCTCGATGACATGAAGTCGCTGGAGGCGCTGAGCTACACCACTCCGCTCGAAGGGCTCGCGGAAAAATTCCACATGAGCGAAGAGCTGTTGAAGGCACTCAATCCCGGGAAGGCCTTCGACAAAGCCGGCGAGACGGTCGTCGTGGCCAATGTGCCGACGCGGAGAGAGATCCCGCGCATCGCACGGATCGAGATCGACAAGGCAAGCGAAACGCTCAAGGCGTTCGACGAGACCGGTCGCCTGAGCGCGTTTTATCCGGCGTCAATCGGCAGTCCGGATCGCCCGACGCCGACAGGAACGCTGAAGGTCACCTCGAGCCATGAGCAGCCGACCTATCGCTACAATCCGGAATACAGGTTCAAGAGCGTGAAATCCAGGAAGCCCTTCAACATCAAGCCGGGGCCAAACAACCCGGTGGGCGCATATTGGATCGGTCTGTCGGCGCAGGGCTACGGCATTCATGGAACCGCGGAGCCGGACAGGGTCAGCAAGTCGGCGTCCCACGGCTGCGTCCGGCTGACCAATTGGGACGCGCGCGTGCTCGGCGAGAACGTCAAGCGCGGCACACCCGTCGTCTTCCTCGATGCGCCGACGGAAGCGTCCTCGAAGCAGCAGGGCAAGGCGGCCGGCAAGCGCGCCGCCAATACGCGTTAG
- a CDS encoding lytic transglycosylase domain-containing protein, with protein MRFVVAACAAFLILMCDLDPSASRQTSTINTTVLKNDHASPLVPVVELFLASVQAIDVANARAAHEETIEPPRAAEPASDEPVADQPISPTEKFCHALRGAAEASGIPVPFFARLIWQESRFKSNEVSHAGAQGVAQFMPATAAEVGLDDPFDPMKALPASAKFLRKLRDDFGNLGLAAAAYNAGPGRIQKWLARESQLPRETRDYVRIITGTKAEDWTERSEALAIRIDLPREAPCEGFGSLSKAKDVAWVPVNLTPSVTTIIRKAEQLAARQTTNHARKRFAIMLRKNATAHGKARSMIAARAAGKSAKARAVRFASRERPSG; from the coding sequence ATGCGATTTGTCGTCGCGGCTTGCGCCGCGTTTCTGATTCTGATGTGCGATCTCGATCCGTCGGCGTCGCGGCAAACATCGACTATCAACACCACCGTTCTCAAGAACGATCATGCCTCACCACTTGTTCCAGTGGTCGAGCTCTTCCTCGCCAGCGTGCAGGCCATCGACGTCGCCAATGCGCGCGCGGCGCATGAGGAAACAATCGAACCGCCGCGCGCGGCCGAGCCTGCTTCGGACGAGCCTGTCGCAGACCAGCCGATTTCACCGACGGAAAAGTTCTGCCATGCGCTCCGCGGGGCCGCCGAGGCCAGCGGGATTCCGGTGCCGTTCTTCGCGCGTTTGATCTGGCAGGAGAGCCGCTTCAAATCGAACGAAGTCAGCCACGCCGGTGCACAGGGCGTCGCGCAGTTCATGCCGGCGACGGCCGCCGAGGTCGGGCTCGATGATCCCTTCGATCCCATGAAGGCGCTGCCGGCATCGGCGAAGTTCCTGCGCAAGCTGCGCGACGATTTCGGCAATCTCGGCCTCGCCGCTGCCGCCTATAATGCCGGCCCGGGCCGCATCCAGAAGTGGCTTGCCAGAGAGAGCCAGCTGCCACGCGAGACGCGCGACTATGTCCGCATCATCACCGGCACCAAGGCCGAGGACTGGACCGAGCGCTCCGAGGCGCTTGCGATCCGGATCGACCTGCCGCGCGAAGCGCCCTGCGAAGGTTTCGGCAGTCTCTCGAAGGCCAAGGACGTCGCCTGGGTTCCGGTCAACCTGACCCCTTCGGTCACGACCATCATTCGCAAGGCCGAGCAGCTTGCCGCGCGCCAAACGACGAACCATGCGCGCAAGCGGTTCGCAATCATGCTTCGGAAGAATGCCACGGCTCACGGCAAGGCACGCAGCATGATTGCGGCACGCGCGGCCGGCAAGAGCGCGAAGGCCCGCGCCGTTCGCTTCGCCTCACGCGAACGGCCATCCGGTTAG
- a CDS encoding DUF1236 domain-containing protein — MIRLLATTALGLVLANAAFAQSPGTTTKSDQSPPSQSNSTAPSTNPSSGTQQTTSQPQQSPATGNSTQTTQSPAPSSGAANSGSGTSNNAANSTDTSRPQSGTASSNTTGNPPAAQQSANPPPANTNQAQDRSNPPPANSNQAQQAPAASGTNQAQQAPNAPAGNQAQGGQSNAGTQAAAQTDVNLNRQQETRISTSISRLNVRPVTSVNFSLNVGTVVPRDVHLSILPPDVVEIVPQYRGYSFALVKDQIVVVDPATYKIVTVLPYSGQSTATTTTTTRERSASKFSDRDRDAIRKHAKTRTEGRTEARTTGSTARTEIRVGDRLPESVEVEEFPSTVYRDAPDLREYRYIHRDTRTYLIEPRERRVIEEID; from the coding sequence ATGATCCGCCTGCTGGCAACCACAGCATTAGGGCTGGTGCTGGCGAACGCCGCCTTTGCGCAATCGCCCGGCACGACAACGAAGTCCGATCAGAGCCCGCCGTCCCAATCAAATTCCACGGCGCCCTCGACCAACCCGTCATCCGGAACGCAGCAAACGACGTCGCAGCCGCAGCAATCACCGGCGACAGGAAACTCGACGCAGACCACGCAGAGCCCCGCGCCGTCATCCGGGGCTGCCAATTCCGGCTCCGGCACATCCAACAATGCCGCGAACAGCACGGACACCTCGCGGCCGCAGAGCGGCACGGCAAGCTCGAATACGACCGGCAACCCGCCCGCCGCCCAGCAGAGCGCCAACCCGCCGCCTGCGAACACCAACCAGGCGCAGGATCGGTCCAATCCGCCGCCGGCCAACAGCAATCAGGCTCAACAGGCGCCTGCCGCATCAGGGACCAACCAAGCTCAGCAGGCGCCGAATGCGCCAGCCGGCAATCAGGCCCAGGGCGGGCAGTCCAACGCCGGCACACAGGCGGCCGCGCAGACCGACGTCAATCTCAACCGGCAGCAGGAGACCAGGATCAGCACCTCGATCTCGCGCCTGAACGTTCGGCCCGTGACCAGCGTCAATTTCTCGCTGAATGTCGGCACGGTGGTGCCGCGCGACGTACATCTCTCGATACTGCCGCCTGACGTCGTCGAGATCGTGCCGCAATATCGCGGCTACAGCTTCGCACTGGTCAAGGATCAGATCGTCGTGGTCGATCCGGCGACCTACAAGATCGTGACGGTGCTGCCGTATTCAGGGCAGTCCACCGCGACCACGACGACGACCACGCGCGAGCGCAGCGCCAGCAAATTCTCCGATCGCGATCGTGATGCAATTCGCAAGCATGCGAAGACCCGCACCGAAGGGCGGACCGAGGCGCGCACCACCGGGAGCACCGCACGCACGGAGATTCGCGTCGGTGACCGTCTCCCCGAGAGCGTCGAGGTGGAGGAATTCCCGAGCACGGTCTATCGGGACGCGCCGGATCTGCGGGAATACCGCTACATCCACCGCGACACGCGGACCTATCTCATCGAGCCGCGTGAGCGGCGCGTGATCGAGGAGATCGATTAG
- a CDS encoding Bug family tripartite tricarboxylate transporter substrate binding protein: MQRIARLLAVIAGLCASALSTQAVAQKYPVRPVKVMVGFSAGGPVDVAARIVGDRLSSKLGQPFVVENRAGANGMIAAEGVARAEADGYTMLACNSSTITLNKTLFKDIRYDPQGDFAPLTTIVSAPLVLVVNPENPKTADIKTVADLVAAAKAAPGALAYGSGGNGNLAHLAMELLSQKAGIKMIHVPYRGGSAAEVGILAQEVLAVFDPLSAVPLVKAGKLRALAVSSAERLPALPDVPTVAEAGYPGFDISFWVGFFMPKSTPAPILETLHREIVAAARDPAVAEKLGSQGVVSVLSPAEYAAKIAKETKELADVVTAANIKAE; encoded by the coding sequence ATGCAACGAATCGCCCGCCTGCTGGCAGTCATCGCCGGATTGTGCGCCTCTGCGCTGTCGACGCAGGCCGTCGCGCAGAAATATCCGGTGCGCCCGGTCAAGGTCATGGTCGGCTTCAGCGCGGGCGGTCCGGTCGATGTCGCCGCCCGCATCGTCGGCGATCGCTTGAGCAGCAAGCTCGGGCAACCCTTCGTGGTCGAGAACCGCGCCGGCGCCAACGGCATGATCGCCGCCGAAGGCGTTGCGCGTGCGGAGGCGGACGGCTACACGATGCTCGCCTGCAACTCCTCCACCATCACGCTCAACAAGACGTTGTTCAAGGACATCCGCTACGACCCGCAAGGCGACTTCGCGCCGCTCACCACCATCGTGTCGGCGCCGCTCGTGCTCGTAGTCAATCCGGAGAACCCCAAGACGGCTGATATCAAGACCGTGGCCGATCTCGTCGCAGCGGCCAAGGCCGCGCCCGGCGCACTGGCTTACGGCTCGGGCGGCAACGGCAACCTTGCCCACCTCGCCATGGAGTTGCTCAGCCAGAAGGCCGGAATCAAGATGATCCACGTGCCTTATCGCGGAGGTTCGGCCGCCGAGGTCGGCATCCTCGCGCAGGAGGTGCTTGCGGTGTTCGATCCGCTCTCCGCCGTGCCGCTGGTCAAGGCCGGCAAGCTGCGCGCGCTCGCGGTGTCGTCAGCCGAACGGCTGCCGGCGCTGCCCGATGTGCCGACCGTTGCGGAAGCAGGCTATCCCGGCTTCGACATCTCGTTCTGGGTCGGGTTCTTCATGCCGAAGTCGACGCCGGCGCCGATCCTCGAGACGCTGCACCGGGAGATCGTCGCAGCTGCCAGGGACCCGGCGGTCGCGGAGAAGCTCGGCTCGCAAGGCGTCGTGTCCGTGCTCAGCCCGGCCGAGTACGCCGCCAAGATCGCCAAGGAGACGAAAGAGCTCGCCGACGTCGTGACGGCCGCCAACATCAAGGCTGAGTAG
- a CDS encoding HGGxSTG domain-containing protein, protein MSVDRVSNTSAMSASPRCGAGTRSGLACRAPAVRGGLRCRMHGGAPGSGAPWGNRNARKHGAFTPERIAERRAIRELLDEAAKLLGEMKSCPADASSD, encoded by the coding sequence ATGAGTGTCGACCGCGTCAGCAACACGAGCGCGATGTCGGCAAGCCCCCGCTGCGGCGCCGGCACGCGTAGCGGTCTCGCCTGCCGCGCGCCGGCCGTGCGCGGCGGGCTACGCTGCCGCATGCACGGCGGTGCCCCGGGATCGGGCGCACCGTGGGGAAACCGCAATGCGCGCAAGCACGGTGCCTTCACACCGGAGCGGATCGCAGAGCGAAGGGCGATCCGGGAACTGCTGGACGAAGCGGCGAAGCTGCTGGGCGAAATGAAATCATGCCCGGCTGACGCATCGTCGGACTGA
- a CDS encoding MFS transporter, which translates to MTAATNDDTRNGTRALVFALLALACGHMLSTLLRTIPAVSLDLMAADFRIEPQALASLTSVYPFAFAAAQIPVGAAMDRFGVRPVSLSLLAGTVIGAIASGFATGAASFAVGQVLLGVATSGMLMCPMTLAAKQLSAARFGLWSGAILSIGNIGMLLSSSPLAFVVDNWGWRAGFWMSAIGGVAVALAVFVLVPHQSAEHKDESSPLSQMIEVLRLGLSRPLRGLIALALVSLATSLVLRGLWGGPWLMQVKDLSRVEAGNQLGAFTLAMIVGPLLIGMIDRRLGHRRALVAGTHMVGALLLALMALGAPGYAVSMLFGLSVMPPQYDLVLFVLIGLATSAQPLIFGMSRQLVDAQTAGKALAAVNLAFFLGAALMQSVTGAVAAVAGLPAVLLFMAAMLALGVLIFLAYTSQGP; encoded by the coding sequence ATGACCGCCGCCACCAATGACGACACGCGCAATGGCACCCGCGCGCTGGTCTTTGCGCTGCTTGCGCTGGCCTGCGGCCACATGCTCTCGACGTTGCTGCGCACCATTCCGGCGGTCAGCCTCGATCTGATGGCGGCGGATTTCCGTATCGAGCCGCAGGCGCTCGCCAGCCTCACCTCGGTCTACCCCTTCGCCTTTGCCGCCGCGCAGATCCCGGTCGGCGCGGCGATGGATCGGTTCGGCGTGCGGCCGGTATCGCTCAGCCTGCTCGCGGGAACCGTGATCGGCGCCATCGCGTCGGGGTTTGCGACCGGAGCTGCCAGCTTTGCGGTCGGGCAGGTGCTGTTGGGCGTTGCCACCTCCGGCATGCTGATGTGCCCGATGACGCTGGCGGCCAAACAATTGTCGGCGGCGCGGTTCGGCCTGTGGTCGGGTGCGATCCTCTCGATCGGCAATATCGGCATGCTGCTGTCGTCGAGCCCGCTCGCCTTCGTGGTCGACAATTGGGGTTGGCGCGCCGGGTTCTGGATGTCCGCTATCGGCGGCGTCGCCGTCGCGCTCGCCGTGTTCGTGCTGGTGCCGCACCAGTCGGCCGAGCACAAGGACGAGTCCTCGCCGCTGTCGCAGATGATCGAGGTGCTCAGGCTCGGGCTCTCGCGTCCCCTGCGCGGCCTGATCGCACTGGCGCTCGTATCGCTGGCGACCTCGCTGGTGCTGCGCGGCCTGTGGGGCGGGCCGTGGCTGATGCAGGTCAAGGATCTGTCGCGGGTCGAGGCCGGCAACCAGCTCGGTGCGTTCACGCTGGCGATGATCGTAGGTCCGCTTCTCATCGGCATGATCGACCGCAGGCTGGGTCATCGCCGCGCGCTGGTGGCGGGCACGCATATGGTCGGGGCGCTGCTGCTGGCGCTGATGGCGCTGGGCGCGCCGGGTTACGCCGTCTCCATGCTGTTCGGCCTCTCGGTCATGCCGCCGCAATACGACCTCGTGCTGTTCGTTCTCATTGGCCTTGCGACTTCCGCCCAGCCGCTGATCTTCGGCATGTCCCGGCAGCTGGTCGATGCGCAGACCGCGGGCAAGGCGCTCGCGGCGGTCAATCTCGCCTTCTTCCTCGGCGCGGCCCTGATGCAGTCGGTGACCGGTGCGGTGGCGGCGGTGGCGGGATTGCCGGCGGTGCTGCTGTTCATGGCTGCCATGCTGGCGCTCGGCGTGCTGATCTTCTTGGCTTACACCTCGCAGGGCCCATAG